In Silene latifolia isolate original U9 population chromosome X, ASM4854445v1, whole genome shotgun sequence, the following proteins share a genomic window:
- the LOC141622826 gene encoding protein SUPPRESSOR OF K(+) TRANSPORT GROWTH DEFECT 1-like yields MYSNFKEQAIEYVKQAVTEDNAGNYAKAFPLYMNALEYFKTHLKYEKNPKIREAITHKFTDYLRRAEEIRAVLDEGGGSGNGQTGGDAAVQARPKGKQNGGGEGGGGDDAEKEKLRAGLDSAIVREKPNVKWNDVAGLESAKQALQEAVILPVKFPQFFTGKRRPWRAFLLYGPPGTGKSYLAKAVATEADSTFFSVSSSDLVSKWMGESEKLVSNLFQMARESAPSIIFVDEIDSLCGQRGEGNESEASRRIKTELLVQMQGVGHNDEKVLVLAATNTPYALDQAIRRRFDKRIYIPLPDQKARQHMFKVHLGDTPHDLTESDFEFLGRKTEGFSGSDISVCVKDVLFEPVRKTQDAMFFYKTKDDIWIPCGARQPGAVQTTMQDLAEKGLAAKIVPPPIARVDFEKVLARQRPTVSKSDLGVHERFTQEFGEEG; encoded by the exons ATGTACAGCAACTTCAAAGAACAAGCAATCGAGTACGTAAAACAAGCAGTAACCGAAGACAATGCCGGAAATTACGCTAAAGCTTTTCCTCTTTACATGAACGCGCTTGAATACTTCAAAACCCATCTAAAATACGAGAAAAACCCGAAGATCCGCGAAGCCATCACGCACAAGTTCACGGATTACCTCCGTCGGGCCGAGGAGATTCGGGCGGTACTTGATGAGGGTGGCGGGTCGGGTAATGGACAGACTGGGGGTGATGCGGCGGTTCAGGCTCGGCCTAAAGGGAAGCAGAATGGAGGTGGAGAAGGCGGTGGCGGAGATGATGCTGAGAAGGAGAAGTTACGAGCTGGATTGGATTCGGCGATTGTGAGGGAAAAGCCGAATGTGAAGTGGAATGATGTGGCGGGGTTGGAGAGCGCCAAGCAAGCGCTTCAGGAGGCTGTTATCTTGCCCGTTAAGTTTCCACAGTTTTTCACTG GTAAGAGACGACCATGGAGAGCATTTCTTTTGTATGGACCACCTGGAACAGGAAAATCGTACTTGGCCAAGGCTGTTGCAACTGAAGCAGACTCGACATTCTTTAG CGTTTCTTCCTCAGACTTGGTCTCAAAGTGGATGGGGGAAAGTGAAAAGTTAGTCTCAAACCTTTTTCAGATGGCTCGCGAAAGTGCTCCCTCTATTATTTTCGTTGATGAAATAGATTCATTATGTGGTCAGAGAGGAGAGGGGAATGAAAGTGAAGCTTCCAGGCGTATAAAGACAGAGCTCCTAGTGCAAATGCAG GGTGTAGGACACAATGATGAGAAAGTTCTTGTTCTTGCTGCAACTAACACCCCATACGCTCTTGATCAG GCTATCCGACGGCGTTTTGACAAGCGTATATATATTCCACTACCAGACCAAAAGGCTCGGCAGCATATGTTCAAG GTTCATCTTGGAGACACTCCTCATGACTTGACTGAAAGTGACTTTGAATTCTTAGGCCGTAAAACAGAGGGGTTCTCTGGTTCAGATATATCAGTTTGT GTCAAGGATGTACTTTTTGAACCTGTTCGTAAAACCCAAGATGCCATGTTCTTCTACAAGACAAAAGATGATATATGGATACCTTGTGGGGCAAGGCAGCCAGGTGCTGTGCAAACGACCATGCAAGATCTTGCGGAAAAAGGACTTGCTGCCAAG ATTGTTCCACCCCCGATTGCAAGAGTCGACTTTGAGAAGGTACTTGCACGACAGAGGCCAACTGTCAGCAAATCCGACCTTGGTGTGCACGAGAGATTCACACAAGAGTTCGGAGAAGAAGGCTAA